One window from the genome of Aptenodytes patagonicus chromosome 4, bAptPat1.pri.cur, whole genome shotgun sequence encodes:
- the LOC143159538 gene encoding uncharacterized protein LOC143159538, which translates to MEASLTCAVCLSLFEEPVTLPLCSHNFCRDCVLECLASAEAARLQQQRGQGQARLSRGGPGPGGGAAGARVSCPLCRKLCPLPRGGAAALPVNTTLAEVVKLYRSGTAGAAKAGEAEQGQGPGVLSPLALGGTCQKHPSRLVQLYCRMCRQAGCGQCVSEEHQGIFHSVNLIDTVYQEEKLTFFSSLKKMRIINEKLMNEISSQPNDTDMMLNNDAEIIALEFGEIFKTLEMKKRQLLEDVENQRSKKEKEFQIWKKMKETHKKTIENFLKDCEKLVHECDPQRFLEVACGLNTRMKTQLDLMNIASSYEKPPEYTQKKMDIKPVVNEILALKLMPVNVGVVKDLPSGGSENSTQNTLFKNNIKQWHDQKNIPNTFLPVAGQEEALADGSRISTRLMSISEMSAFQNMSHEELRYKYYMERQKLTNEFKTQTLPANKKYKFVTAEALKDRSSGTPFVSSPTKANNTDKVKMGTLQRADGFERSFSGTSNHSIPSTNMNFSETNGDLKLFHERRSSQEVTTPALSENSKDLVIKEKLPMQASAVIVSNEMDTNSCTSSGLKPAASAAVTVSNSEFLDVSPVRPSDLPFAFSACNNSLPKFIKDAGTFSFKKKDKKYVFPQFYLGKCDHADKTDNQDESKFRKQCPVTKTTVSDASTTPNLDSAESEKPGILFPFGNSERDCFAGSGVSNSFTVLPLSSFFSQSEKPSDKNTSSHMREKTLSAKETAEYGTQKPSVLWEQKANASESVTTVACSTSETNTAAGVNDVSESPFLPSNCVFSFNCFQLPSPVFSFGSIVRNPSDLLTSSVFLSGNGTEKMEKEKMKSPDKTPLNLGKPVSSECAAPASGHSHPKCEGSFFPVNSSKKTESAEMLADSNSSCSQPLCSVVLPVKYENASSTQLITATKRERKVKDEESETVAENNCSCPRREDEPESVQFQNAACSVPGICNDPSSGGSVLTVNEAGGMPSDSDSDTEELSQTSVSTDTSSASEYFSVAEDKISTRRKSET; encoded by the exons ATGGAGGCCAGCCTGACGTGCGCCGTGTGCCTGTCCCTCTTCGAGGAGCCGGTGACGCTGCCCCTCTGCTCGCACAACTTCTGCCGGGACTGCGTGCTGGAGTGCCTGGCCTCGGCTGAGGCCGCTCgtctgcagcagcagcggggccagGGGCAGGCCCGCCTctcccggggggggccggggccgggcggcggcgcggccggcgccCGGGTGTCGTGCCCGTTGTGCAGGAAGCTCTGCCCGCTgccccgcggcggcgccgccgcgctgcccgtCAACACCACCCTGGCGGAGGTGGTCAAGCTCTACCGGTCTGGCACGGCAGGGGCCGCCAAGGCGGGGGAAGCAGAGCAGGGACAGGGGCCTGGCGTCCTCTCCCCGCTGGCCCTCGGGGGAACCTGCCAGAAGCATCCGAGCCGGCTGGTGCAGCTCTACTGCCGGATGTGCCGCCAGGCGGGGTGCGGGCAGTGCGTCTCCGAGGAGCACCAAGGCATCTTCCACTCCGTCAACCTCATAGACACCGTGTACCAGGAGGAAAAA TTAACCTTCTTCAgcagtctgaaaaaaatgagaataataaatGAGAAGCTGATGAATGAAATCTCAAGTCAACCGAATGATACGGAC ATGATGCTGAACAACGATGCAGAGATAATTGCACTGGAGTTTGGAGAAATTTTCAAAACCCTGGAAATGAAGAAACGGCAATTGCTAGAAGATGTTGAAAatcaaagaagtaaaaaagagaaagaatttcagatttggaagaaaatgaaggaaactcACAAGAAGACCATTGAGAATTTTTTGAAGGATTGTGAAAAGCTTGTCCATGAGTGTGATCCTCAGCGTTTCCTGGAG GTGGCCTGTGGCTTGAATAcaag aatGAAAACTCAGCTTGACCTGATGAATATAGCATCCAGCTATGAAAAACCACCAGAGTATACTCAAAAGAAGATGGATATCAAACCTGTGGTTAATGAAATCTTGGCTTTGAAGTTAATGCCAGTTAATGTAGGCGTTGTTAAAG ATCTACCTTCTGGAGGAAGTGAGAACTCAACACAAAAtactctatttaaaaataatataaagcaaTGGCATGACCAGAAGAATATACCCAACACATTTCTT ccTGTAGCAGGACAGGAGGAAGCACTAGCAGACGGTAGCAGGATCTCTACTCGCTTAATGTCAATATCGGAAATGTCAGCGTTTCAAAACATGAGTCATGAG GAGTTACGTTACAAATACTATATGGAACGTCAGAAGCTCACCAATGAGTTCAAGACACAAACTTTACCTGCAAATAAAAAGTACAAATTTGTAACTGCTGAGGCTTTGAAGGATAGGTCCTCAGGAACACCTTTTGTATCTTCACCTACCAAAGCAAATAACACAGATAAAGTAAAAATGGGAACCCTGCAAAGAGCAGATGGCTTTGAGAGAAGCTTTTCTGGGACCAGTAATCACAGCATCCCATCCACAAATATGaacttttctgaaacaaatggtgacttaaaattatttcatgagAGGAGAAGTTCCCAGGAAGTAACCACTCCAGCCTTATCAGAAAACTCTAAAGACttagtaattaaagaaaaattgccAATGCAGGCATCAGCAGTTATTGTTTCCAATGAAATGGACACAAATTCTTGCACTTCATCCGGCTTAAAACCAGCAGCATCAGCAGCTGTTACTGTTTCAAATTCAGAATTTCTAGATGTTTCTCCAGTGAGACCTTCTGATTTACCTTTTGCTTTCAGTGCATGTAACAACTCATTACCCAAATTTATTAAAGATGCAGgtacattttcctttaaaaagaaagacaagaaatatgTTTTCCCTCAGTTTTATCTAGGAAAATGTGATCATGCGGATAAAACTGATAACCAGGATGAAAGCAAATTTAGAAAACAATGTCCTGTAACCAAAACCACAGTTTCTGATGCTTCAACCACTCCTAATTTAGACTCAGCAGAAAGTGAGAAGCCAGGTATTTTGTTTCCCTTTGGCAATTCAGAAAGAGATTGTTTTGCAGGATCGGGAGTCAGCAATTCATTTACGGTTTTACCATTATCCTCATTTTTTAGCCAATCTGAGAAGCCATCTGACAAAAATACATCATCTCACATGAGAGAAAAAACACTTTCTGCAAAGGAAACTGCAGAATATGGTACACAGAAACCATCTGTCTTATGGGAACAAAAAGCTAATGCCTCAGAATCCGTCACAACTGTAGCTTGCAGTACTTCAGAAACCAACACTGCGGCTGGGGTGAATGATGTCTCCGAGTCCCCCTTTCTCCCCAGTAATTGTGTGTTTTCCTTCAACTGTTTTCAGTTGCCTTCACCAGTATTCTCATTTGGAAGTATTGTCAGAAATCCCTCTGATCTGCTGACTTCCTCTGTGTTTTTGTCTGGAAATGGtactgaaaaaatggaaaaagagaagatgaaatCTCCTGACAAAACACCTCTAAACCTGGGGAAGCCTGTATCTTCAGAGTGTGCAGCGCCTGCTTCTGGACATAGTCATCCAAAATGTGAAGGTTCATTCTTTCCTGTGAACTCATCTAAGAAAACTGAAAGTGCAGAAATGCTTGCTGATAGTAATTCTTCTTGTAGTCAGCCTTTATGTTCAGTTGTCCTTCCTGTTAAATATGAGAATGCATCTTCCACTCAACTTATTACAGCAACAAAACGAGAAAGGAAGGTAAAAGATGAAGAAAGTGAAACTGTTGCTGAAAACAACTGTTCCTGTCCTAGAAGGGAAGATGAACCTGAGTCTGTGCAGTTTCAGAATGCAGCTTGTTCTGTTCCTGGCATATGCAATGATCCATCCTCAGGAGGTTCTGTGCTTACAGTAAATGAGGCAGGAGGAATGCCAAGTGACAGCGATTCTGACACTGAAGAGCTAAGTCAGACATCTGTCTCTACTGACACCAGCAGTgcatcagaatatttttctgttgccGAAGACAAAATATCTACTAGAAGAAAATCAGAGACATGA
- the ANXA10 gene encoding annexin A10, producing MDAQLLRGALQGISCEKDVLIDILTQRCNSQRLMIAEAYRDMYGRDLITDLKENLSHHFKEVMVGLMYPPASYDAHELWHALKGVDTEEKCLIDILASRSNMEIFQMKEAYLMQYNNDLQQDIDSETSGHFRDTLMNLAQGTRMEGYADPSTAAQDAMILWEACQQKTGEHKNMLQMILCNRSYQQLWMVFQEFQNISGQDIVDAINECYDGYFQELLVAIVLCVRDKPSYFAYRLYNAIHDFGFHNKTVIRILIARSEIDLMNIRQRYKERYGKSLFHDIKHFASGHYESALLAICAGDAEDY from the exons ATGGATGCCCAGTTGCTAAGAGGAGCCCTACAGGGAATTA GTTGTGAAAAAGATGTGTTGATTGATATCCTAACGCAGCGTTGCAATTCACAGCGGCTTATGATTGCCGAGGCGTACAGAGACATGTATGGCAGG gatCTGATCACGGACCTAAAAGAGAATCTCTCTCATCACTTCAAAGAAGTCATGGTTGGCTTGATGTATCCACCTGCCTCCTATGATGCCCACGAGCTCTGGCATGCCTTGAAG GGAgtagacacagaagaaaaatgtctaaTTGACATATTAGCCTCAAGATCAAATATGGAGATCTTCCAGATGAAAGAAGCCTACTTAATGC AATATAACAATGATCTTCAACAAGATATCGATTCTGAGACTTCAGGTCACTTCAGAGATACGCTCATGAACCTTGCTCAG GGAACAAGGATGGAAGGATATGCAGATCCTTCTACAGCCGCGCAGGATGCAATG ATTCTATGGGAAGCATGTCAGCAGAAAACAGGCGAACACAAAAACATGCTGCAAATGATTCTCTGCAACAGGAGTTACCAGCAGTTGTGGATGG TTTTCCAGGAGTTCCAAAATATCTCTGGGCAGGACATAGTAGATGCCATTAACGAATGTTATGATGGATACTTTCAAGAATTACTGGTTGCAATAG TTCTCTGTGTTCGTGACAAGCCTTCCTACTTTGCTTACAGGCTTTACAATGCAATTCAT gacTTTGGGTTTCACAATAAAACAGTTATAAGGATTCTCATTGCCAGGAGTGAGATTGACTTGATGAATATACGACAGCGATACAAAGAGAGATATGGGAAATCACTCTTTCATGACATTAAA catttTGCTTCAGGGCATTATGAGAGTGCTTTACTTGCTATCTGTGCTGGTGATGCTGAAGATTATTAA